GCCAGCTTCGACACGCCGAGGAAGGAGCGGTCGGCCCGGTCCAGCCGGATGGACTCGTCCACGCCGTGCTCGTGGAACGGGTGGGACGGGTCCAGCTCCCACCGGGTCGCGGTCTCCACCAGCGGCAGCGCGTCCGGCACGCCGCCGTAGACCTTGGCGGTGGACACCAGGGCGAACACCGCCTCGCCGCTGTGCCGCCGCACCGAGTCCAGCACGGTGACCGCGCCGACGGCGTTGACCCCGAAGTCGACCAGGGGACGCTCGGCGGACCAGGCGCGGCTCGGCTGCCCGGCCGCGTGCACCACCAGCCGGACGTCCGAACCCCACGTCCGGAAGACCTCGTCCACGGCCTCCTGGTCGCGCACGTCCACCCGGTGGTGCCGGTAGTTCGGGACGCGGCGGGCCTCGGCCAGGCCGCGGGCCACCGAGGCGGCCGGCCCGAAGAACTCCTGCCGCATCCCGTTGTCGATGCCGACGACCAGGTCGAACCGCGGTGCGAAGCCGCGCACCGCCTCGCCGCCCACGAGCCCGGCCGAGCCGGTGACCACTGCGATGTCCACGGGTACTCCTCCCTCTCCCTGTGCGAACCCGCTGCTCCGGCCTAGGGGCGGCGGAAGAACTCGACCTCGCCGAGCGCCACGTGCCTGCCCGCGCCCAGCCCGGCGGCGGCCTTGACCACCAGGCGCACCGACACGACGTCGCTGGTGCCGGTGTCGGTGCGCTGCGGGCCCGGCTGGTCGTTCAGCGCGACCGTGGTGGTGCGGGTGACGCCGCCGGATGCGGTCACGACCAGGTCGACGGCCGTGGGCCGGGCCTGCTCGCGGAACTGCTCGGGCTGCGCCGAGGCGCCGGTGTGCACGACCACCGACAGCAGCCGGAACGGCTGGTCGAAGGCGAACTCGACGGCGTCGCCCACGGCGGGCGCGCCCCAGTACCGGTTGGACAACCCGTCCACGGCCGCCGCGGCCGGGTGGTCGGGGACTTCGGCGGTGGCGGTGGTGCGGGCGGGCGCGATCGGCGCGGGCTTGGCCAGCCGGTCACGCAGGTCCTCGAACAGCTCGACCGCCTTGGGGTGGAACAGGATGCCGGCGACCACCAGCGCGGCGACCACGGCCAGCGCGGCCAGTCGGCGCAGCCACCGGGACGTGTCGCCGTGGCGGCGCGGACGTCGGCGGCGGGTGGCGGCGACCTCGGTCCCGCCTTCGAGCGGGGTGGCGCACCGGCGGCAGAACCGGCGGCCCGGCGGGTTGGCGGTGCCGCACGCCGGGCAGGGCGGCCCGTCCACCTCCACCCCGCCGCCGGCGGTCGGCAACGGCCGCTTGACCTCCGGCCGCCCCGGCAGCACGGGCCCCAGCACCACGTCCGACGGACCGCTGCCGACCGCCGCCTCCGACCCGGCGGTCGTGCGAGCGCGCGCGGGCTCCGACGGGCGACCGCTGTGTGCCGCCTCTGGCCCGCCGGTCGCGCGGGCGCGTCCAGGTTTCGACGCAAGGCCGCTGTCCGCTGTCTCCGGGTTGGCGGTCGTCCGGGCGCGTCCGGGTGGCGGACGGTCGATGG
This genomic window from Saccharothrix sp. HUAS TT1 contains:
- a CDS encoding NAD-dependent epimerase/dehydratase family protein — encoded protein: MDIAVVTGSAGLVGGEAVRGFAPRFDLVVGIDNGMRQEFFGPAASVARGLAEARRVPNYRHHRVDVRDQEAVDEVFRTWGSDVRLVVHAAGQPSRAWSAERPLVDFGVNAVGAVTVLDSVRRHSGEAVFALVSTAKVYGGVPDALPLVETATRWELDPSHPFHEHGVDESIRLDRADRSFLGVSKLAADLAAQEYGRQSGMKVGVFRCGAVTGAGQAGVREHGFVSHLVRSAVRGSPYPVVGHGGKQVRDVLDARDLVDALWQFYLDPRPGEVYHLGGGRERAASVLELIARYEHLTGAEVSFDYSARPRFADPRWWISDTRKFRRDYPRWSPVHGLDDVLSALHRRWSGADEVVQA
- a CDS encoding zinc ribbon domain-containing protein: MVLGPVLPGRPEVKRPLPTAGGGVEVDGPPCPACGTANPPGRRFCRRCATPLEGGTEVAATRRRRPRRHGDTSRWLRRLAALAVVAALVVAGILFHPKAVELFEDLRDRLAKPAPIAPARTTATAEVPDHPAAAAVDGLSNRYWGAPAVGDAVEFAFDQPFRLLSVVVHTGASAQPEQFREQARPTAVDLVVTASGGVTRTTTVALNDQPGPQRTDTGTSDVVSVRLVVKAAAGLGAGRHVALGEVEFFRRP